GCTTAGATCGGGCGATCGCTCATGCAGCTAAGACAGCTAAATTGGGTGAAGATTGGGAGGTTAAACAATATCAAAAAAGCCGTAGTTTGGAAGAAAGATTGCTGAAAAATTTGTTGGGTAGTAGCATCCAAAATAATGACCAAAACGCGAATAAAGACCCTCTATTTGGCTCTCTCAACGCTCCTTATCAACAATTACGGGAAAACATAGATATACTGGGAAGCTTGAACGATCCTTTCGGAATTTATGCAAGGTTGCCCTACTATCTTCATATTAGGTAAATACGATCGAAAAAGGAATTTTTAGGGGTCTAAACTTCTGAATTCTGAATCGATCTAGGTTTCAACTGGAGTTCGTCGAAGGAACTCCAGTTGAAGGCGTGTTAAATTTTTATGGTTTTGTAAACTATTTCTTAATAAGTATTAACATAAAATTATATTTTGCAAATTTTTTAAAGTATATAATTACAAAAGATTGAGGTTATCTTAATATCTTCATAGAGAACAAGCATGAAATTAACTGTTATGGTAGATAGATGATAATCAGTTGATAAGAATTGTATTGCTTTCAGGACTAATACCTCTGATGTACATATACTAAATTGTGTATTCCATCGTTTGCATTAACGAGGAGGCCCCAAAATGGTTCACACTTACGAAGTGTTGGTAGATATTAAAGAGTACGCTGACCAGGCTACCAATGCTTTCCATATAGGAACATCACGGTACGAAATTGATGCAGAGTCCAGGCAGAAAGCGGATTTAATGGCGCGAGTACAAGCGAGAAACGAGCATTCACAAGGCATCGAGTACGATGTGCGAGTAACTAGGTTACTCAAATAAAAAAACATTACATAGCACGGTAGAAAACTTTACCTTCATAACTCATTCCAAAAAGTAAATAGGATTGAGATTTATCAGCCATCCAAAAGCTACTTTTTAGGCGGGTGCGATGATTTTTGTAAAGATCTTCGTTTCCTAATTCTTAGGTATACTTCGATCTCCAAGTAGCTGAAGAATGCGATCGAGTAAGCTACCGTGCTCAATTAGGAAATATTAATAGCATGATTCCCAGCGATTAAACCCTGTTTGATGATTTAAGAATTTAAGGATTGCATTCGGTTGAAAAATGGGTATTAATATACTCTTCCGTGACTTCAAAGATGGCGTCCATCCGAAAGTTTTCCACTAAGTTGGTTAAAGTATTAGCTAGTTCTCCGGCACGATCGGGTATTTCTTGAATCAATTGAACAGCTTCGCTATCGTCAACTGTCAGTGCGGCTTGATGTAATTTTTCAATCCATTCTCTAGGCATTATACTTAAATCATCGACTGTAAGGGGTTTGTTTTGGGATTGTGAACTAGTTAAATTAGATGACAAGTCTTCTTCGTAGATATACTCCACACCTAAATACTTGCCTAATTTTTCAAGCAGTATTTCCGAACGAAAAGGTTTAGGTAAAAAATCGTCACAGCCGGCTTCTAGAATTAGTGATTTTTCTTCTTCAAACGCGCTAGCGGTGAGGGCAATAATTACAGTGCGTGGATTTGCAGATGATATTGATTCGGATTCTTTTGCTAATAATTGTTTAATTTGTCTAGTCGCTTCATATCCATTCATCACTGGCATTTGTATATCCATCCATATTAGATGGGGTTTCCAACTTTTCCACAAGTCTACTGCTTCTTGACCATTTTCTGCCTCTTTTACTGCAAAACCCAATGGAGAGAGCAATTTTACTAATAATTGGCGATTTTCTTGGATATCTTCAACTATTAAAATGCGATAGGTCAGTTGATTGGGTTTTAATGCGATCGCGCGTCGGCTGGTAAAGGTAGCAGCCGTAGGTTCTTGGGATGCTACTTTAGCTAAAATATCAAATGTAAAGGTGGTTCCTTTACTTAGTTGACTGTTAACCGCAATATCTCCACCCATTAATTTGATAAATTGTTTGCTAATCGATAAACCTAAGCCAGTTCCTTGCATCGATTTGCGACCTGTTTCGGTTTGGACGAAAGGTTTAAATAAAGTTAATATTTCTTCTGGAGAAATTCCAGGGCCAGTATCTTCTACTTCAAAAATAATTTTCACGAATTGCTGGGTATTCGATCGATCTAACTGATGCGGTGTTGTATTATCTATTGATATATTTGCTTCATTATTTGATTGTCCGCTATATTCGGCAACTTTCGATCGCAATATAACGCTGCCAAATTGAGTAAATTTGAGCGAGTTACCGAGGAGATTAATGAGAACTTGGCGCAGTTTACCTTCGTCTGTTTCGATATATTTAGGAACATTGCAATCCCGTTCAAATTTCAGCTGTAAACCTTTGGCATTAGCTTTAATTTTAAGCATTTCTTCAATTGAGAACAATAACTGATATAAATCAAAGTTACTTGCATTGACATCGATTTGGCCTGATTCTATTTTCGCCATCGATAAAACATCATTAATGAGTGCTAATAAATGTTCGCCACTGCGATTAATAATTTTGAGATATTCTTGTTGTTCTTCTGTTAAAGAATTGCCACGAGCCATGATTTGAGTGAATCCCAAGATAGCATTAAGAGGAGTACGCAATTCGTGGCTCATTTTAGCCAGAAATTGGCTTTTTGCTTGGTTTGCTATTTCAGCAGTTTCTTTGGCTTTCTGTAAAGCAATTTCAGCTTGCTTTCGATATGTAATATCTTGACTGACGGAAATGACGCATTTTTCTTCATTGATATCGATCGTTTCGGCTGACAATAAAGCCGTTTTTATTTCACCTAATTTAGTCTGAAATTTAAATTCAAAATTACGAACGCACCTTGCTGATTTTAGTAAATTAAATAATTCATATCGGTCTTCTAGATTTACCCATAAATTTAATTCTACTGCGGTTCTGCCAATGATTTCTTCAAGGGCGTAACCGATCATTTCGCAGAAAGCGTCATTAACTTCGATATGTTTCCCACTATTGAAAGAAGTAATGGTAATCGCATGGGGGGTACAGCGAAAAGCTTTGGCAAATTTTTCTTCTGACAGGCGCAGTGCGACGGTTCGTTGTTCTACTAGATTTTCTAGTTGTTCGTTCAGTTGTTGCAGTTGAGCATTTTTTTCGGCTAAATCTTTATCTTGTAAATAGCTACGAATTGCTTCTTTAGCAGTTAAAATTAAATCTTCATGTTCCCAAGGTTTAGCAATATAACGGTAAAGGTTGGCATATTTAATAGCTTTACTGACTGTTTCTACATCGGCTTGCCCAGTGAGCATGATTTTCCGTGTTTTGGGGGAAATTTTATGAATATGGCTTAATAAAGCATCCCCTTTAATCACTGGCATAATATAATCGGAAATCACCAGAGGAACTTCATATCCATCTTCTAGTAATTCTGCTAATAATTCTAAAGCTTCTTCACCGTCAATAGCTGTTTCAATAGTAAATCGTTCTCCCAGTTCTCTTTTTAATTCAACCTTCAAACTATTCAAAATAGTTTCTTCATCATCAACACAGATAATCACCAGATTTTTCATGATAGATTTATTAAAATAGCCTACTATAGCGATCCTAAATGAATTGCGAACAACTAAACCCCTCCCAACCCTCCCCTTGGTAAGGGGAGGGCTAGGGTGGGGTTGATTATTTAAATAGGAGCGCTATAGTTTAGAGTTACTAGAAAAAGCTTACCATTATTAGTAATGCTAACTGGCTTCAGCCAGGGTTGGTGCCAAAGTTTTTGCTCTCAAGAGCGGTAAATTTAAATAGGAATATGTTAAAAATCATAAACCCCGCCTCTTAAAAGACGGGGTGGTTTTGCTGAGAATATTATGCGGGAAGTGCTGCTTACTAAAGCGATCGATCGCCGATTAAATAAGCACAGCGACGATCTCCCTGCAAACTATGTT
Above is a genomic segment from Leptolyngbyaceae cyanobacterium containing:
- a CDS encoding response regulator, producing the protein MKNLVIICVDDEETILNSLKVELKRELGERFTIETAIDGEEALELLAELLEDGYEVPLVISDYIMPVIKGDALLSHIHKISPKTRKIMLTGQADVETVSKAIKYANLYRYIAKPWEHEDLILTAKEAIRSYLQDKDLAEKNAQLQQLNEQLENLVEQRTVALRLSEEKFAKAFRCTPHAITITSFNSGKHIEVNDAFCEMIGYALEEIIGRTAVELNLWVNLEDRYELFNLLKSARCVRNFEFKFQTKLGEIKTALLSAETIDINEEKCVISVSQDITYRKQAEIALQKAKETAEIANQAKSQFLAKMSHELRTPLNAILGFTQIMARGNSLTEEQQEYLKIINRSGEHLLALINDVLSMAKIESGQIDVNASNFDLYQLLFSIEEMLKIKANAKGLQLKFERDCNVPKYIETDEGKLRQVLINLLGNSLKFTQFGSVILRSKVAEYSGQSNNEANISIDNTTPHQLDRSNTQQFVKIIFEVEDTGPGISPEEILTLFKPFVQTETGRKSMQGTGLGLSISKQFIKLMGGDIAVNSQLSKGTTFTFDILAKVASQEPTAATFTSRRAIALKPNQLTYRILIVEDIQENRQLLVKLLSPLGFAVKEAENGQEAVDLWKSWKPHLIWMDIQMPVMNGYEATRQIKQLLAKESESISSANPRTVIIALTASAFEEEKSLILEAGCDDFLPKPFRSEILLEKLGKYLGVEYIYEEDLSSNLTSSQSQNKPLTVDDLSIMPREWIEKLHQAALTVDDSEAVQLIQEIPDRAGELANTLTNLVENFRMDAIFEVTEEYINTHFSTECNP